The following proteins come from a genomic window of Actinomycetota bacterium:
- a CDS encoding NAD-dependent malic enzyme, with protein MTTYHVTMRVALENVPGMLGRVTGTIEDHGGDIASIDPVRAHRHMVVRDLTVEVRDEAHGEEIAVALDSIEGIEVLALTDEVVRAHLGGKITVENRRAVRDREDLSLVYTPGVGRICQMIAEDPTEAYRLTIRSNSVAVVTDGTAVLGLGHIGTLAALPVMEGKVMLFKEFGGVDAYPILVDETDPDTFVETVARIADGFGGINLEDISAPRCFEIEGKLRQQLDIPVFHDDQHGTAVVVLAALVNAAKVVGKQLAQLQVVLQGAGAAGVAVANLLMAAGVQDLVAVDRQGILTMRRKGNDPIKRRLAKQTNPREVEGDLADAIGGADVFIGVSGPQSFPVGLVKTMADDPIIFALANPTPEIMPEEVSPYARIVATGRSDYPNQINNVLAFPGIFRGLLDAAAVAVSDEMKIAAARAIATIVGDEVSEDYIIPSPFDRSVAPAVAEAVARTAREQGLVRPGSFGSLQEELDARAHEAAKRAIARAYDRLGQQPDG; from the coding sequence ATGACCACGTACCACGTGACGATGCGCGTGGCCCTCGAGAACGTCCCGGGGATGCTGGGCCGAGTCACCGGGACGATCGAGGACCACGGCGGGGACATCGCCTCGATCGATCCCGTCCGCGCCCACCGCCACATGGTCGTCCGGGACCTGACGGTGGAGGTCCGCGACGAGGCCCACGGGGAGGAGATCGCGGTCGCGCTGGACAGCATCGAGGGCATCGAGGTGCTGGCGCTCACCGACGAGGTGGTCCGCGCCCACCTCGGCGGGAAGATCACCGTGGAGAACCGGCGTGCGGTCCGCGACCGCGAGGACCTGTCGCTGGTGTACACGCCGGGGGTGGGGCGGATCTGCCAGATGATCGCCGAGGACCCCACCGAGGCGTACCGCCTGACGATCAGATCCAACAGCGTCGCGGTGGTGACCGACGGCACCGCCGTCCTCGGCCTGGGACACATCGGCACGTTGGCCGCCCTCCCGGTGATGGAGGGCAAAGTGATGCTGTTCAAGGAGTTCGGGGGCGTCGACGCGTACCCGATCCTGGTGGACGAGACCGACCCGGACACGTTCGTGGAGACGGTCGCCCGGATCGCCGACGGGTTCGGTGGCATCAACCTCGAGGACATCTCCGCCCCGCGGTGCTTCGAGATCGAAGGGAAGCTCCGCCAGCAGTTGGACATCCCCGTCTTCCACGACGACCAGCACGGCACGGCGGTCGTCGTCCTCGCCGCACTGGTCAACGCCGCCAAGGTGGTCGGCAAGCAACTCGCGCAGCTGCAGGTCGTGCTTCAAGGTGCCGGGGCGGCCGGCGTCGCGGTGGCCAACCTGTTGATGGCCGCCGGTGTGCAGGACCTGGTGGCGGTCGACCGCCAGGGGATCCTCACGATGCGACGGAAGGGCAACGACCCGATCAAGCGACGTCTGGCCAAGCAGACCAACCCCCGCGAGGTGGAAGGCGACCTCGCCGACGCGATCGGTGGGGCGGACGTGTTCATCGGCGTGTCGGGGCCGCAGAGTTTCCCGGTCGGGCTGGTCAAGACCATGGCCGACGACCCGATCATCTTCGCGCTGGCCAATCCGACCCCGGAGATCATGCCCGAGGAGGTCAGTCCCTACGCCCGTATCGTCGCGACCGGCCGCTCGGACTACCCCAACCAGATCAACAACGTGCTGGCGTTCCCCGGGATCTTCCGCGGGTTGTTGGACGCCGCAGCGGTTGCGGTGTCCGACGAGATGAAGATCGCCGCCGCCCGGGCCATCGCGACGATCGTCGGTGATGAGGTCTCGGAGGACTACATCATCCCCTCACCGTTCGACCGGTCGGTCGCCCCGGCCGTGGCCGAAGCCGTGGCTCGCACCGCTCGCGAACAGGGCCTGGTCCGCCCGGGCTCGTTCGGATCGCTGCAGGAGGAGTTGGATGCCCGCGCGCATGAGGCCGCCAAGCGGGCGATC